A region from the Variovorax sp. RKNM96 genome encodes:
- a CDS encoding UBP-type zinc finger domain-containing protein, whose translation MPIKACDHVPSSIAQPHTQRGCEDCLKTGDTWVHLRLCVHCGHVGCCDSSKNRHATRHSRAEGHPVIKSLEPGEDWMWCNTHQLQVG comes from the coding sequence GTGCCCATCAAAGCCTGCGACCACGTGCCCTCTTCCATCGCGCAACCTCACACGCAGCGTGGCTGCGAGGACTGCCTGAAGACCGGCGACACCTGGGTCCACTTGCGCCTGTGCGTGCACTGCGGCCATGTGGGCTGCTGCGACTCGTCGAAGAACCGTCATGCCACGCGGCATTCACGGGCCGAGGGGCATCCGGTCATCAAGTCCCTGGAACCCGGCGAAGACTGGATGTGGTGCAACACGCACCAGCTGCAGGTGGGCTGA
- a CDS encoding histidine phosphatase family protein, producing the protein MDLIFWRHAEAEDWTEGCDDMQRSLTARGEKQAKRMASWLDRQLPDGTRIICSPARRCEQTALALGRKYKLRNELAPDTTADALLGAAGWPNGKSVVLMIGHQPSVGQAISLLLGLKQDSCPVRKGALWWIRTRERDGDVQTVVVTVQSPELL; encoded by the coding sequence ATGGACTTGATCTTCTGGCGTCATGCCGAAGCCGAGGACTGGACCGAGGGTTGCGACGACATGCAGCGCTCGCTCACCGCACGCGGCGAAAAGCAGGCCAAGCGCATGGCCAGCTGGCTCGATCGGCAACTGCCCGACGGCACCCGCATCATCTGCAGCCCCGCACGGCGCTGCGAACAGACCGCCCTCGCGCTGGGCCGCAAGTACAAGCTGCGCAACGAACTGGCGCCCGACACCACGGCCGATGCGCTGCTGGGCGCGGCCGGCTGGCCCAACGGCAAGTCGGTGGTGCTAATGATCGGCCACCAGCCCTCGGTGGGGCAGGCCATTTCGCTCTTGCTGGGCCTGAAGCAGGACAGTTGCCCGGTGCGCAAGGGCGCGCTGTGGTGGATCCGCACCCGCGAGCGCGACGGCGACGTGCAGACCGTCGTGGTGACGGTGCAGTCGCCAGAACTTCTTTAA
- the pstS gene encoding phosphate ABC transporter substrate-binding protein PstS, producing the protein MKTTFKFATAGLVAALFSIPALAQDVTGAGASFPAPLYAKWASDFNKATGVKINYQSVGSGAGLKQIEAKTVDFGASDAPLKDDELQAKGLMQFPTVIGGVIPVVNITGIKPGELKLNGQVLGDIYLGKITKWNDPAIKALNGSLALPDAAIAPVRRADGSGTSFLFTNYLSKVNAEWKTKVGEGTAVNWPTGAGGKGNEGVAAFVNRLPNSIGYVEYAYVKQNKMTYAQLQNAAGNFVSPDDSAFKAAAAAADWNKSFYQVLTNQADKGAWPITGATFILMHKVQDKPANATTVLKFFDWAYKGGDKTADDLDYVPMPDAVKATIAKAWGDVKDASGKPVAFK; encoded by the coding sequence ATGAAAACGACGTTCAAATTTGCAACCGCCGGTCTCGTGGCCGCGCTGTTCTCCATTCCCGCCCTTGCCCAAGACGTGACCGGCGCCGGCGCCAGCTTCCCGGCACCGCTGTATGCCAAGTGGGCTTCGGACTTCAACAAGGCCACCGGCGTCAAGATCAACTACCAGTCCGTCGGTTCGGGCGCTGGCCTGAAGCAGATCGAAGCCAAGACCGTCGATTTCGGCGCTTCGGACGCTCCCCTGAAGGACGACGAGCTCCAGGCCAAGGGCCTGATGCAGTTCCCCACCGTCATCGGCGGCGTGATCCCCGTGGTCAACATCACCGGCATCAAGCCGGGCGAGCTGAAGCTCAACGGCCAGGTCCTGGGCGACATCTACCTGGGCAAGATCACCAAGTGGAACGACCCCGCCATCAAGGCGCTGAACGGTTCGCTGGCCCTGCCTGACGCCGCCATCGCCCCGGTTCGCCGCGCCGACGGTTCGGGCACCAGCTTCCTGTTCACCAACTACCTGAGCAAGGTCAACGCCGAGTGGAAGACCAAGGTCGGCGAAGGCACGGCCGTGAACTGGCCCACCGGCGCGGGCGGCAAGGGCAACGAAGGCGTCGCAGCCTTCGTGAACCGCCTGCCCAACTCGATCGGCTACGTCGAGTACGCCTACGTCAAGCAGAACAAGATGACCTATGCCCAGCTGCAGAACGCTGCCGGCAACTTCGTCTCGCCCGACGACAGCGCCTTCAAGGCCGCTGCCGCAGCCGCCGACTGGAACAAGAGCTTCTACCAGGTGCTGACCAACCAGGCCGACAAGGGCGCATGGCCCATCACCGGCGCCACCTTCATCCTGATGCACAAGGTGCAGGACAAGCCCGCCAACGCGACCACCGTGCTCAAGTTCTTCGACTGGGCCTACAAGGGTGGCGACAAGACCGCTGACGACCTCGACTACGTGCCGATGCCCGACGCCGTCAAGGCCACCATCGCCAAGGCATGGGGTGACGTGAAGGACGCATCGGGCAAGCCCGTCGCGTTCAAGTAA
- a CDS encoding helix-turn-helix transcriptional regulator, translating to MVGASEADAMALGGGFSERLGQLVASKGRGCKAELARHCGVTRPAITHWLSGRNKGVESTCLFAIADYFDVDPRWLAVGTGSEWPIPPMERKAHPPIGEVLSKIEEVASRGRQITHEERVGIYMWLTGERCCCASSSKSV from the coding sequence ATGGTGGGCGCCTCGGAAGCCGATGCGATGGCACTGGGCGGCGGCTTCTCGGAACGCTTGGGCCAGCTCGTCGCATCCAAAGGGCGCGGATGCAAAGCTGAATTGGCACGTCATTGCGGCGTCACCCGACCTGCGATTACGCACTGGCTTTCGGGTCGGAACAAGGGCGTCGAATCGACTTGCCTGTTTGCCATCGCGGATTACTTCGACGTCGATCCCCGCTGGCTGGCCGTGGGCACCGGGTCCGAATGGCCCATTCCTCCGATGGAGCGGAAAGCACATCCTCCTATCGGTGAGGTGCTGTCCAAGATCGAGGAAGTAGCTTCTCGGGGCAGACAGATAACACATGAGGAACGGGTCGGAATCTATATGTGGTTGACCGGTGAACGCTGCTGTTGTGCTTCATCTTCGAAATCCGTTTGA
- a CDS encoding Ppx/GppA phosphatase family protein, which yields MQNGTRLAAVDLGSNSFRLEIGQVDHGQIHRTEYLKETVRQGNGLDSARNLTTEAMQRGWDALARFGERLAGFKRSQVRAVATQTLREARNREEFLLRARTILGFGIDVIPGREEARLIYQGVAHMLPHTDASDRERRLVVDIGGRSTEMIIGRALEAELVESYRVGSVAWSMKHFAEGQFTPAAFRAAEVAAKAVLDDALGSYIRDQWDVAYGASGTIGAVGDVLAAAGAEPGLVTREGLDWLLDRLLKAGSADKLRMDGMREDRKAVIGGGVSVLRAVFDLLGIEEMKVAQGALRHGVLYELLERDDSVADMRTATVARLATRFAVDAAQAKRVGEAAAGLFVQLAPAARGGSTSNRAGRALRKLGWAAQLHEIGALVSHSDYHKHGAYILDNTDAPGFAVNELHALGQLVLGQRGKLRKLEAALDDETFVMQLLALRLAVILCHARRDPDPQALHLAALGARAFTIVCAPDWADAYPQSAHLLREEVLAWQKTSNWRVELTGA from the coding sequence ATGCAAAACGGCACCCGCCTCGCGGCAGTCGATCTCGGTTCCAACAGCTTCAGGCTCGAAATCGGACAGGTCGACCACGGCCAGATCCATCGCACCGAGTACCTGAAGGAAACGGTGCGCCAGGGCAATGGCCTGGACAGCGCCCGCAATCTCACCACCGAAGCTATGCAGCGCGGCTGGGACGCGCTGGCGCGTTTCGGCGAACGCCTGGCCGGCTTCAAGCGCTCGCAGGTGCGCGCCGTAGCGACGCAAACGCTGCGCGAGGCGCGCAACCGCGAAGAATTCCTGCTGCGCGCACGCACCATCCTGGGCTTCGGCATCGACGTGATCCCGGGCCGGGAGGAAGCCCGCCTTATCTATCAGGGCGTGGCGCACATGCTCCCGCACACCGACGCCTCCGACCGCGAACGCCGTCTGGTGGTGGATATCGGCGGGCGCTCCACCGAAATGATCATCGGCCGCGCGCTCGAAGCCGAACTGGTGGAGTCCTACCGCGTCGGCAGCGTCGCGTGGTCGATGAAGCATTTCGCAGAAGGCCAGTTCACGCCCGCCGCCTTCCGCGCCGCCGAAGTGGCCGCCAAGGCGGTGCTGGACGACGCGCTCGGCAGCTACATCCGCGATCAGTGGGACGTGGCTTACGGGGCTTCCGGCACCATCGGCGCGGTCGGCGACGTGCTGGCGGCGGCCGGCGCGGAGCCCGGCCTCGTCACCCGCGAGGGCCTCGACTGGCTGCTCGACCGCCTGCTCAAGGCCGGCAGCGCCGACAAGCTGCGCATGGACGGCATGCGCGAAGACCGCAAGGCCGTGATCGGCGGCGGCGTGAGCGTGCTGCGTGCGGTGTTCGACCTGCTCGGCATCGAAGAAATGAAGGTCGCCCAGGGCGCGCTGCGCCATGGCGTGCTTTACGAACTTCTGGAGCGCGACGACAGCGTCGCCGACATGCGCACCGCCACGGTGGCCCGGCTCGCCACGCGCTTCGCGGTCGATGCGGCGCAGGCCAAGCGGGTGGGCGAAGCCGCCGCCGGGCTCTTCGTGCAACTGGCCCCTGCCGCACGCGGCGGCAGCACATCCAACCGCGCGGGCCGCGCGCTGCGCAAGCTCGGCTGGGCCGCGCAACTGCACGAGATCGGCGCGCTGGTGTCGCACAGCGACTATCACAAGCACGGCGCCTACATCCTCGACAACACCGACGCGCCCGGCTTCGCGGTGAACGAACTGCACGCGCTCGGCCAACTGGTGCTGGGACAGCGCGGCAAGCTGCGCAAGCTCGAAGCCGCGCTCGACGACGAGACCTTCGTGATGCAGTTGCTGGCGCTGCGGCTGGCGGTGATCCTCTGCCATGCGCGCCGTGACCCCGATCCGCAGGCGCTGCACCTCGCGGCACTGGGCGCGCGGGCGTTCACCATCGTGTGCGCACCCGATTGGGCCGATGCCTATCCGCAGTCGGCGCACCTCCTGCGCGAGGAAGTGCTGGCCTGGCAGAAGACCAGCAACTGGCGCGTCGAACTGACCGGCGCTTGA
- the ppk1 gene encoding polyphosphate kinase 1: protein MSPAPADRSLAVAAPTFTLLDRDHSILSFNERVLDWAHRPEVPLIERLRYLCIVSSNLDEFFEVRAAPHLIAGSAGDQKGTYTVDSFEQLAEAAHKLVARQYALYNDELMPTFATHGIHIISHGERNPAQRKWVSEYFEREVRPLLIPVGLDPAHPFPQVANKSLNFIVRLGGKDAFGRENPIQIVKLPRVLPRLIRMPAKVSDGKTLFVALSSVVRAHLSSMFPGREVGDFSQFRVTRHSDLAVDEEDVKNLRTALRQGLQHRHYGQAVRLEVSASCAESLASFLLAQFNLPPESLYRVHGPVNLARLTQLIDLIDEPQLRFPPYSASYPVTLSPAQSFFERLQRGDVLIHQPFESFDGVLAFLREAVLDPQVLAIKQTIYRTGADSELMDLLREAVRRGKEVTVVVELKARFDEEANINWAEMLESIGAQVVYGVVGLKTHAKMLLVTRREGKQLRRYGHLSTGNYNPRTARLYTDISHLTADPLLTADMEAVFVHLASQSRLPKLNRMWLAPFDLHKNLVAQIDALGLAASNGEPTRIVAKMNALTDDALIAALILAGQKGVKIDLIVRGACTLPAQVPGLTDNIRVRSVIGRFLEHSRVFYFRNGEDESLYLSSADWMNRNMMRRIELAWPVTDPGLRQRLIDECLVAYLHDGRDAWDLGGDGIYTRVDRDTHPGEEGASRAVEAHGAQTALMNRYASRGHHGDASSN, encoded by the coding sequence ATGTCACCAGCCCCCGCAGACCGGTCGCTCGCCGTCGCGGCACCCACGTTCACCCTGCTCGACCGGGATCACAGCATCCTGTCGTTCAACGAGCGCGTGCTCGACTGGGCCCACCGGCCCGAGGTCCCGCTGATCGAGCGTCTTCGCTACCTTTGCATCGTGTCTTCCAACCTCGACGAGTTCTTCGAGGTCCGCGCCGCGCCGCACCTGATTGCCGGCAGCGCCGGTGACCAGAAGGGCACCTACACCGTCGACTCGTTCGAGCAACTGGCCGAGGCGGCGCACAAGCTGGTGGCACGCCAGTACGCGCTGTACAACGACGAGCTGATGCCGACCTTCGCGACGCACGGCATCCACATCATTTCGCATGGCGAGCGCAACCCGGCGCAGCGCAAATGGGTGAGCGAGTATTTCGAGCGCGAGGTGCGCCCGCTGCTGATTCCCGTCGGGCTGGACCCGGCGCATCCGTTCCCGCAGGTGGCCAACAAGTCGCTCAACTTCATCGTGCGGCTCGGCGGCAAGGACGCCTTCGGGCGCGAGAACCCGATCCAGATCGTCAAGCTGCCGCGCGTGCTGCCGCGGTTGATCCGCATGCCGGCCAAGGTGTCGGACGGCAAGACGCTGTTCGTGGCGCTGTCGAGCGTGGTGCGCGCGCACCTGTCGAGCATGTTCCCGGGCCGCGAAGTGGGCGACTTCTCGCAGTTCCGCGTCACGCGGCACTCCGATCTCGCGGTGGACGAAGAAGACGTCAAGAACCTGCGCACCGCGCTGCGCCAGGGCCTGCAGCACCGCCACTACGGACAGGCTGTGCGGCTGGAGGTATCGGCCAGTTGCGCCGAATCGCTCGCGAGCTTCCTGCTGGCACAGTTCAATCTGCCGCCCGAATCGCTGTACCGGGTGCACGGTCCGGTGAACTTGGCCCGCCTCACGCAGCTGATCGACCTGATCGACGAGCCGCAGCTGCGCTTTCCGCCGTATTCGGCGTCGTATCCCGTCACGCTGTCACCCGCCCAGTCGTTCTTCGAGCGACTGCAGCGTGGTGACGTGCTGATCCACCAGCCCTTCGAGAGTTTCGACGGCGTGCTCGCCTTCCTGCGCGAAGCGGTGCTCGATCCGCAGGTGCTGGCCATCAAGCAGACCATCTACCGCACCGGCGCCGATTCGGAGTTGATGGACCTGCTGCGCGAAGCTGTGCGCCGAGGCAAGGAAGTCACCGTGGTGGTAGAGCTCAAGGCGCGCTTCGACGAAGAGGCCAACATCAACTGGGCCGAGATGCTCGAGTCGATCGGCGCGCAGGTGGTGTATGGCGTGGTGGGTCTCAAGACCCACGCCAAGATGCTGCTGGTGACGCGCCGCGAGGGCAAGCAGCTGCGCCGCTACGGCCATCTTTCCACCGGCAACTACAACCCGCGTACCGCACGCCTGTACACCGACATCAGCCACCTCACGGCCGATCCGCTGCTGACGGCCGACATGGAGGCAGTGTTCGTCCACCTGGCGAGCCAGAGCCGCCTGCCCAAGCTCAACCGCATGTGGCTCGCGCCCTTCGACCTGCACAAGAACCTGGTCGCGCAGATCGACGCGCTGGGCCTTGCCGCATCGAATGGCGAGCCGACGCGCATCGTCGCCAAGATGAACGCGCTGACCGACGACGCACTCATCGCCGCGCTGATCCTCGCGGGGCAGAAGGGCGTGAAGATCGATCTCATCGTGCGCGGCGCCTGCACGCTGCCGGCGCAGGTGCCGGGCCTCACCGACAACATCCGCGTGCGCTCGGTGATCGGGCGCTTCCTTGAGCATTCGCGGGTCTTCTATTTCCGCAACGGCGAGGACGAGTCGCTCTACCTCTCAAGCGCCGACTGGATGAACCGCAACATGATGCGGCGCATCGAGCTCGCCTGGCCCGTGACCGACCCGGGCCTGCGCCAGCGCCTCATCGACGAGTGCCTGGTGGCGTACCTGCACGACGGCCGCGACGCCTGGGACCTGGGGGGCGACGGCATCTACACGCGGGTCGATCGCGACACCCATCCGGGCGAAGAAGGCGCGTCGCGCGCCGTCGAGGCTCACGGTGCCCAGACCGCGCTCATGAACCGCTACGCATCGCGAGGGCATCATGGCGATGCATCCAGCAACTGA
- the pstC gene encoding phosphate ABC transporter permease subunit PstC, which translates to MSSTSLGDAPPSSLPERPVSSTLPAAATYDLAADRGRATAPPPPVKAPRSGPMADRLFGWAAKGAALLTLAMLIGILVSLIAGAWPAISKYGLSFLTNSTWDPVKEEYGGLVMIYGTLATSFIALVIAVPVSFGIALFLTELSPNWLKRPLGTAIELLAAVPSIVYGMWGLLVFGPILSTWVQQPLQKLLTGVPYLGALVSGPPVGIGILSAGIILAIMIIPFIASVMRDVFEVTPPLLKESAYGLGSTTWEVVSKVVLPYTKAGVIGGIMLGLGRALGETMAVTFVIGNMNQLNSLSVFEAANSITSALANEFAEAGAGLHQAALMYLGLVLFFITFVVLTLSKILLAKMKKSEGTKS; encoded by the coding sequence ATGAGCAGCACTTCGCTCGGGGATGCGCCGCCTTCGTCTTTGCCGGAGCGACCCGTGTCATCCACTCTTCCTGCTGCCGCCACGTACGACCTCGCGGCCGACCGTGGCCGCGCCACTGCGCCGCCACCGCCGGTGAAGGCGCCGCGTTCCGGCCCCATGGCCGACCGCCTCTTCGGCTGGGCCGCCAAGGGCGCCGCGCTGCTGACGCTGGCGATGCTGATCGGCATCCTGGTGTCGCTGATCGCCGGTGCCTGGCCCGCCATTTCCAAGTACGGCCTCAGCTTCCTCACCAACAGCACGTGGGATCCGGTCAAGGAAGAGTACGGCGGCCTCGTGATGATCTACGGCACGCTGGCCACCTCGTTCATCGCATTGGTGATCGCGGTGCCGGTGAGCTTCGGCATTGCCCTCTTTCTGACGGAGCTGTCGCCCAACTGGCTCAAGCGCCCGCTGGGCACGGCCATCGAATTGCTCGCCGCCGTGCCGTCCATCGTGTACGGCATGTGGGGCCTCCTGGTGTTCGGCCCGATTCTCTCGACCTGGGTGCAGCAGCCGCTGCAGAAGCTGCTGACCGGCGTGCCGTACCTCGGCGCCCTGGTGTCCGGCCCGCCCGTGGGCATCGGCATCTTGTCGGCCGGCATCATCCTCGCGATCATGATCATTCCGTTCATCGCCTCGGTGATGCGCGACGTGTTCGAAGTGACGCCGCCGCTCCTGAAGGAGTCGGCCTACGGCCTGGGCTCCACCACCTGGGAGGTCGTCTCCAAGGTCGTGCTGCCGTACACCAAGGCCGGCGTCATCGGCGGCATCATGCTCGGCCTCGGCCGGGCGCTGGGTGAAACGATGGCGGTCACGTTCGTGATCGGCAACATGAACCAGCTCAACTCGCTGTCGGTGTTCGAGGCTGCCAACAGCATCACCTCGGCCCTGGCCAACGAATTCGCCGAAGCCGGCGCGGGCCTGCACCAGGCTGCGCTGATGTACCTGGGCCTCGTGCTGTTCTTCATCACCTTCGTCGTGCTGACGCTTTCCAAGATCCTGCTGGCCAAGATGAAGAAGAGCGAAGGAACCAAGTCGTGA
- a CDS encoding FAD-dependent oxidoreductase — protein sequence MATAAAGTDSSRFHQTFPVLSDTEIARIARFGSVQQFARGERLFTAGETGPGMFVLLKGVVAVTQRDGLGRVVPIVRQGPGEFLAEVGQLSGRPALVDGHADEDVEALLVSPQQLRALLVAEADLGERITRALILRRVALIESGASGPVLIGKPQSADMARLENFLRRNGYPYHLVDAAEDPDAAALLEQYGTCQLLAVCPDGSVLVNPSDDALARCLGMVDTVEHNELFDVAVVGAGPAGLATAVYAASEGLRVIVLDCRAFGGQAGASARIENYLGFPTGISGQALAGRAFVQAQKFGVEMLIPAKVTSLDCSRNNERDALAIALADGRTIHARTVVIASGARYRRPNVPRLAEFEGRGIWYWASAIEAKICAQQEVALVGGGNSAGQAAVFLSRHAAKVNVLVRGPSLAASMSRYLIDRIEATPNIELQPHTELVRLHGGSDEGLTGATWRCHTSGNEHDCPARNIFLFVGAEPETSWLEGCGVAVDKHGFVLTGAPASSGFPARPATALESSVPGVFAVGDVRSGSVKRVGGAIGEGAAAVALIHQHLSQTTAVA from the coding sequence ATGGCCACCGCAGCAGCCGGCACCGACAGCAGCCGCTTTCACCAGACCTTTCCCGTCCTCAGTGACACCGAGATTGCGCGCATCGCGCGCTTCGGCAGCGTGCAGCAATTCGCGCGCGGCGAGCGCCTCTTTACCGCCGGCGAAACCGGCCCAGGCATGTTCGTGCTGCTCAAGGGCGTGGTGGCTGTCACACAGCGCGACGGGCTCGGGCGCGTGGTGCCGATCGTGCGGCAGGGCCCGGGCGAATTCCTGGCCGAAGTCGGCCAGCTGAGCGGCCGCCCTGCCCTCGTCGACGGTCACGCGGACGAAGACGTGGAGGCGCTGCTCGTATCGCCCCAGCAGTTGCGCGCACTGCTGGTCGCCGAAGCCGATCTGGGCGAACGCATCACCCGCGCACTCATCCTGCGGCGCGTGGCGCTGATCGAATCCGGCGCGAGCGGGCCGGTGCTGATCGGCAAGCCGCAGTCGGCCGACATGGCGCGGCTGGAAAACTTCCTGCGCCGTAACGGCTATCCCTATCACCTGGTCGATGCCGCCGAAGACCCCGATGCCGCCGCGCTGCTCGAACAATATGGCACCTGCCAGCTGCTGGCCGTGTGCCCCGATGGTTCGGTGCTGGTGAACCCCTCCGACGACGCGCTGGCTCGCTGCCTCGGCATGGTCGACACCGTCGAGCACAACGAGCTGTTCGACGTGGCCGTGGTCGGCGCGGGGCCCGCGGGCCTTGCCACCGCGGTGTACGCCGCCTCCGAGGGCCTGCGCGTGATCGTGCTCGACTGCCGCGCCTTCGGCGGCCAGGCCGGCGCCAGCGCGCGCATCGAGAACTACCTGGGCTTTCCGACCGGCATCTCGGGGCAGGCGCTGGCCGGCCGGGCCTTCGTGCAGGCGCAGAAGTTCGGTGTCGAGATGCTGATTCCGGCGAAGGTGACCTCGCTGGACTGCTCCCGCAACAACGAGCGCGACGCCCTCGCCATCGCGCTGGCCGACGGCCGCACGATCCACGCCCGCACGGTGGTCATCGCGAGCGGTGCGCGCTACCGCCGCCCCAACGTTCCGCGTCTCGCCGAATTCGAAGGCCGCGGCATCTGGTACTGGGCCTCGGCCATCGAAGCGAAGATCTGCGCGCAGCAGGAAGTGGCGCTGGTCGGCGGCGGCAACTCGGCGGGCCAGGCCGCGGTGTTCCTGTCGCGGCATGCGGCCAAGGTGAATGTGCTGGTGCGCGGACCCTCGCTGGCGGCCAGCATGTCGCGCTATCTCATCGACCGCATCGAGGCCACGCCCAACATCGAGCTGCAGCCCCACACCGAACTCGTGCGCCTGCACGGCGGCTCCGACGAAGGCCTCACGGGCGCGACATGGCGCTGTCATACGAGCGGCAACGAGCACGACTGCCCGGCGCGCAACATCTTCCTGTTCGTCGGCGCCGAGCCCGAGACCTCGTGGCTCGAAGGCTGCGGCGTCGCGGTCGACAAGCACGGCTTCGTGCTGACCGGCGCGCCGGCGAGCAGCGGTTTTCCTGCGCGCCCGGCCACGGCGCTCGAATCGAGCGTGCCGGGCGTGTTCGCCGTGGGCGATGTGCGCTCAGGCTCGGTCAAGCGCGTGGGCGGTGCGATCGGCGAAGGCGCGGCTGCGGTGGCGCTGATCCATCAACATCTCTCGCAGACGACGGCTGTCGCCTGA
- a CDS encoding glutathione binding-like protein has translation MPASPIEVYSWPTPNGHKVHVMLEECGLPYHAHPVNIGKGDQFAPEFLQISPNNKIPAITDPDGPDGKPISLFESGAILVYLAGKTGKFLPTGDRERYDVLQWLMFQMGGVGPMLGQAHHFRLYAPEKIAYAIDRYTNEAKRIYGVIDKQLSKNKFIAGKSYSIADIAIFPWLRSWENQGITLTDFPHLKAWFDGIAARPAVQRGVKVLADLRQPLTGDKERQVLFGKTQYEKR, from the coding sequence ATGCCCGCATCGCCCATCGAGGTCTATTCCTGGCCCACGCCCAACGGCCACAAGGTTCACGTCATGCTGGAGGAGTGCGGCCTGCCCTACCACGCGCACCCGGTGAACATCGGCAAGGGCGACCAGTTCGCACCCGAGTTCCTGCAGATCAGCCCCAACAACAAGATCCCCGCCATCACCGACCCCGACGGTCCGGACGGCAAGCCGATCTCGCTGTTCGAATCGGGCGCGATCCTCGTCTACCTCGCGGGCAAGACCGGCAAGTTCCTGCCCACCGGCGACCGCGAACGCTACGACGTGCTGCAGTGGCTCATGTTCCAGATGGGCGGCGTCGGCCCGATGCTCGGCCAGGCGCATCACTTTCGCTTGTACGCGCCCGAGAAGATCGCCTATGCGATCGACCGCTACACCAATGAAGCCAAGCGCATCTACGGCGTGATCGACAAGCAGTTGTCGAAGAACAAGTTCATCGCCGGCAAGAGCTATTCGATTGCCGACATCGCCATCTTCCCGTGGCTGCGCAGCTGGGAAAACCAGGGCATCACCCTCACCGACTTCCCGCACCTGAAGGCCTGGTTCGACGGCATCGCCGCGCGCCCGGCCGTGCAGCGCGGCGTGAAAGTGCTGGCCGATCTGCGCCAGCCGCTCACCGGCGACAAGGAGCGCCAGGTTCTTTTCGGCAAGACTCAATACGAGAAACGCTGA
- a CDS encoding NIPSNAP family protein has translation MIYELRVYTAMPGRLPDVLARFRDHTVGIWNRLGIGQLGYWTTAVGPDSNALTYMLVWESLADREAKWGKFVVDPEWVEVRKASEAAGPIVAKMDNSFLAPTSFSPAK, from the coding sequence ATGATCTACGAACTACGCGTCTATACCGCAATGCCTGGCCGGCTACCCGACGTTCTTGCCAGATTTCGCGATCACACCGTGGGCATCTGGAACCGGCTGGGAATTGGTCAACTCGGATATTGGACGACTGCAGTCGGACCTGACAGCAACGCGTTGACCTACATGCTTGTCTGGGAGAGCTTGGCCGATCGTGAGGCCAAGTGGGGCAAGTTTGTCGTCGATCCCGAATGGGTCGAGGTCAGAAAGGCGAGCGAGGCAGCCGGACCGATCGTTGCGAAGATGGACAACTCGTTCTTGGCGCCAACCTCTTTCTCGCCTGCGAAATAG
- a CDS encoding GNAT family N-acyltransferase: MKELPNPTFPLSQLGLRAALWPAPTVVAVAGASTAARVSVPQAPAVILPPPVEAKQGVTVGWARHLDDVRAAQRLRYDVFVGEMGARVSSPLAGHDIDLFDDFCEHLLVRDELTNQVIGTYRVLTPAQARRVGSTYSDTEFDLTRLRDLRERMVELGRSCVHPEHRQGGVILALWGALAGFMHRNKLDTMIGCASIPMSHNGVTNGDAAASIWRQVSASHMAPIQYQVQPRLPLPVERLDSTLDVEPPALIKGYLRLGAKVLGAPAWDPDFNAADLPMLMRIDDLPARYRKHFLGA, translated from the coding sequence ATGAAAGAACTGCCCAACCCGACGTTTCCGCTCTCGCAGCTCGGGCTGCGCGCGGCCTTGTGGCCTGCGCCCACGGTCGTCGCTGTCGCCGGTGCTTCCACCGCGGCCCGCGTGTCAGTGCCGCAGGCACCCGCCGTCATTCTTCCCCCGCCCGTCGAAGCCAAGCAAGGCGTCACGGTCGGCTGGGCCCGTCACCTGGACGACGTGCGCGCCGCGCAGCGCCTGCGCTACGACGTGTTCGTCGGCGAAATGGGCGCCCGCGTCTCCTCGCCGCTGGCCGGCCACGACATCGACCTGTTCGACGACTTCTGCGAGCACCTGCTGGTGCGCGACGAGCTCACCAACCAGGTCATCGGCACCTACCGCGTGCTGACACCGGCCCAGGCGCGCCGCGTCGGCAGCACCTACAGCGACACCGAGTTCGACCTGACCCGCCTGCGCGACCTGCGCGAGCGCATGGTCGAACTGGGCCGCAGCTGCGTGCATCCCGAGCACCGCCAGGGCGGGGTGATCCTTGCGCTGTGGGGTGCGCTGGCCGGTTTCATGCACCGCAACAAGCTGGACACCATGATCGGCTGCGCGAGCATCCCGATGTCGCACAACGGTGTGACGAATGGTGACGCGGCCGCCAGCATCTGGCGCCAGGTTTCGGCCAGCCACATGGCGCCGATCCAATACCAGGTGCAGCCGCGCCTGCCGCTGCCGGTCGAGCGGCTGGACAGCACGCTCGACGTGGAACCCCCGGCGCTCATCAAGGGTTACCTGCGCCTGGGCGCCAAGGTGCTGGGCGCACCGGCCTGGGATCCGGACTTCAACGCCGCCGACCTGCCGATGCTGATGCGCATCGACGACCTGCCGGCGCGCTACCGCAAGCACTTTCTCGGCGCATGA